gctttgggtagtatggacattttgatgatattaattcttccaaaccacaaacatggaagatttttccatttcttgtgtgtgtcttcttctatttctttctttaatgtttcgttattttcattgtagagaactttcacttctttggttaaatttatttcaaggtattcgATTTTTTGTAGCTAGTGTGAGTGGtgctgatcttacaagttctatCTCAGCCAcagtattgtctgtgtatagaaagactactgatttttgtgtgttgattttatatctcgcaactttgccaaattctaTTCTGAgatccaatattctcttagtggagtcttttggttcccttatGTATaggaccatgtcatctgcaaatagggataatttgattttctcttttccaatttttatccctttgatttctttttcttgcctaatggctctggctaaaatttctaggactaaattgaatagcaatggtgggaGTGACATCCTTGAATGGTTCCATATCTTATTGGAAATGCTGCCAACTTTTTATTATTCaacatgatgctggctgtgggtttgtctcATATTGCCTTGATCATGTTGAGGAAAGTTACTTCTTTATctaattttcttaatgtttttattgTGAAGTGATGTTGTAtgtaatcaaatgctttctcttcctctattcagataatcatatggtttttattcttaaatttgttagtgtgatgtatcacttttattgatttgtgtatgttgaaccatccctgcataccagggataagtcTTACTTGATTTGGGTGAATCTTTCTtatgtattgttggattcgattggcttgTATTTTACCAAGGATTTTTGTGTGAATGTTTATCACGAATGTTGCCCTacagttctatttctttgttgtatctttttctgattttggaatatagatgatgctggcctcataaaagtaATTGGGAaagattcccttcctttcatctgttttgaatagtttaggaagaattggaattagttcttctttaaaagcttggtagaattcagcagtgaagccatcttaTCCAGGGCTTTTCCTTAtcgggagggtctttattactgatgtaTAACTAATTTATATTGTATAACCATCtcagttattggtctatttagtttttctatgtcttcatgactcaattttggtagattacatGTATCCAGAAATCttcatttcttctagaatttCCAGTTTGTTAGCACaaagctgtttgtagtaattcctgatgattccttttatttctgtgatatctacTGTAACATCTcagtttttcatctctaatttcattaatttgggtcttctctccccacccccaccaccctttaatgggttagttgggccaatgatgtgccagttttctttattttttttaaaagctctttatttcactgatcttttctattttctatttcaattttgtttagttattctctaattttaattatcttttccttctactaatttggggtttattttgttctttttctaggtccttgatatgccttgttagatcatttatttgatgctttttatatttcttgatgtaggcactgattgctaaaAAACAGCGTTTTAACATTGCTTATGCAgtatcaaatgattttttttcaatgatttatttatttgaaagtcagagttacacagagagagcagaggcagagagagagagagagagagagagagagtcttccatcagatgattcactccccaactggccacaatggccagagctgcgccgatctgaagccaggagccaggagattcctccaggtctcccacgcaggtgcgggggcccaagtacttgggccaccttctactgctttcccaggccatagcagagagctggatcgaaagtggagcagctgggtcctgaaccagcgcccatataggatgtcggcacttcaggccagggtgttaacctgctgcgccgcagtgccagccacatcCAGTAAATTTTGATATGCTGTTttgtcatattcatttgtttctagggATTTTTTGCTTCCCATCTGATATCTGATTTCTtgtgtgacccattgttcattcaggaacatgttgtttagtctgcatttgtttgtatattttctgtagtttcttaagttgctaatttccagctgcattatattgtggtcagaaaagatataagatatgatttcactttttaaaattttctgagacttactttatagcctagcatatggtctattctagagaaggttccatgccctgatataaaaatgtgtattcagcagctgtgggatgaaatgttttgtagataTAAATTAAGCCCATTTGATCCATGGTGTAGACTAGCTCTGCCATTTCTTTGTTGAGTTTTTGTTTAGTTGACCTGTCCATTAATGAAAGTGAGGTATTAACATCCTCATTGTTAATTCATTGGAGCCTATGTATTTtagatattagaaaaataatgttAACTATACTCATTTCTTAAATTGTCATGTAACTTCTGAGGGGAAATTACATTAAGACAATCAATATGTTCAAAGTTGCAAATGACTAGAATTCAAAACTAGGGaatatgagaagaaaaaaatcattaggtTAGGTCTGGGTAAAGAAAGCAAATTCAAACCATTTATACCTGAAAAGTGATCAGATGCATGAACTTTATAATAATGGAGTTGGCAGGAGTGTCAATCTCTGAAAATAATTGCTGGGTAACCAGAATATAGGCTGATCGACCTCCCAGTACTGAGTAGCTGCTGTATTGGTCACTAAAGAAGCACCTAAAGAGGCCATGGTGTGACAGCATGATATTTGGGAACTGCCTACTCCTCAGGGAATAGCAGAGTTGGGGGTGGCTTGTTCATTGCTTGCTGCAATGTTTGCTATTTGTTGGACCTCAGGTACCAAGTCCTTTCCTATACTACTTACTGTTCACTATGTCTGTAGTATCCATTTGTGCCTCCTGCATCACTGTTTTGGATCTCAGCAGTTATGGAATTGGTCCGACCATGTTGATTTCCAGCCACTGAGTTCCCtgtacaaaataaaatctttatcgTTAGCTGTGTAAAAAAGGGACATGATCTAAAACCCCAGAAATCTAGACTAAACTAGACTAAAATCCTAgtcatctctgatttttctttcttttcttttcttttctcttttcttttcttttattttcttttcttccttccttccttccttccttccttccttccttccttccttcctttctttctttctttttttgacagccagagtagacagtgagagagagagagagagagagagagaaaggtcttccttctccgttggttcaccccccaatggctggcAGCgccaccacactgatctgaagccaggagccaggtacttcccctggtctcccatgcgggtgcagggcccaaccacttgggccatcgtccactgcactgtgggccacagcagagagctggactggaagaggagcgaccgggacagaatccggcaccctaaccgggactagaacccggtgtgctggcaccacaggtggaggattagcctattgagccgtggtgccggcctgattTTTCTCTTATGATTGTCCCAAGCATCATATCTGGTTTCAAGCTTAGTGTCTCTTCTTTTCACCTTTTCCCCTCTGcatgtttctttccttttatttccacCACCTTAAGCCTGAGGGATACACTCATGATCTCATTTGGTCTATTGAAGCACAATCCTAACAAACTTCACCCTGCCAATGCTTCTGttttattccatttcccacaCTAGTTTATGTTACCTCCCCTGTTGATCATTCCAAAGGCTTCTCTTTATTGATAAAGTTAAGTCCAGAATTTTTATCTGTATTCAAAGTCATCTATGTAGGCCCTCATGGTTATTTAATAATGTTCAATTCTATAGTACCATCCTGTGTGCCTGGAAATACTAAATATGGTACTATATTCTCTGAACACATCTGTAGGGaattcccagcttctcctctaAGACCCTATGGTTTCCACTACTTGCAATGTCTACCATGATGGTTACTAAGCACTGAAGGTTTTAAAGATCTGATCCTATTTATAGATACAACCTCATGTTCCCATTATACCAGCCTACATGGGAtacctgttttctctttcttttcttgactTTCATAGCTTTGTTAATGCCCCAAATGCTTTATTGAGCCCCCCTTTAATATATATTCAATGTTCACCAAAAGACAGCAAAGAAGTATCAGACAAATTCTGTACTCTCAAAGAACAAATAAGTATAAAACATATCTGATTATATgctgacacacacatacaaaaaccCAAAGTAGGTCAATGGGTGAGACAAATTGGAAAACTTTGCCCCTTCCTTAAAAATGCAGTTTCTGTGAAATTGTTCATGATCTTTACCTGTATATGCCAGGTCCTATCCTGCAGTAAAATAACGGAATGAGGACTTGGAAAAATGAGGAATGATGGGACTAATCTTATTCTAAAACACATGGTCGAGGACAACAATAATGATGCTGATGGCTAATTTTTATTTAGCACTGCTAATATAAATATTATCTGCTTAAAATCTCATAGCAGTTCAGCAAGGTACTCTCATCATTCCCCCATTAATATAATCCCACAATGATctattaaatttatataataatagTTTATTATGCCCATGAAATTGGTGTTGGAGACATGAAAGAGGTTAAATAAGTCATCTACATTTATAATTATGTAAGTGTTAGGGCAAACCAAACCAAGGCCGTCCAGATCTAAGGCTGTCCAGATCTAAGGCCTAAACTAATTGCCATCCTAGAGTTGATTTACAGGATATCAGGTTACTCACAGAAAAAGGTagggaaaaaaacaaatgctgggtAGACATCCAACAAATTGCATGCCAATAACTTCATAGACTCCAACCTCCTCTCTTCAAAATCCAGCCTCCAGATCAACAAGGATGATCTATATAGTAAGAATATCCAAGAGTGTTACTGTCATGATTCAGTGGCTCCCACTACTGGAGAGGGAACCTACTGTTATATACTATGCTCTAATGAAATTTATGGGGTGGTGGTTGCTCTAACATTCAGTTTAAAGAAACTGCTACGCCAAATCTAAGTACCTGGTACAAAAGGAAGAGTTTATTTAGTGATTTGCTTTACTAGACAGTATACGAAGTATCCTTCGTTGGAATCACTGATAGACTGACTGCAAGGAAATTTAGTTTTTATCCACAGAAATCCTCCTGAGGAGCATTACAGCAAAGTCAGTTCTGCTCAGGGATGCAAAAGCAAGAATGGTTAAACACTAAGGCTTTGAGCCAGATTTTGGAATTAGAGCATCCTTGCTCTTCGAGATTCAGCAGTCTCATCTGCTGCAGCCTAGTTTGCAATTGGAGGATAACATCTCCTTTTAAAGTTCCTGTGAGAAGTTAATGAGATGATATACGGAGAGGACCTAAAGCAATATTTATGcagcaatttcttttctttaagaaaacaggcttaattcactttatttttcttatgtaaaAACCTTATGTTGTATCTACAACTCTAGCCAGGGCCCTTTGTACAGAGGCTCTGGGATGGGACTTTATAAGATAGTCAATGAATTCCCGATAGCGAGACTTGGTGAACACACACTCTTTACAGAGGTCAGGGGTCAGTGCTCAAGGATCAGGTCTTGGAGATGGTATCAAATGTGACCTTGAAAAAGTTGCCCAGAGTGGCAGCACAGCCCCTGGCTGAGGTGTAGCTGTCATCAGTACCAGCCATTAGTGGCAGTTTCTTGGGTGCAGAGGTTGAGAGGTTGTTGGTACATCTAGGGGTGGAGATGAGGAACAGCTTTGCAGAGCCATATTCCTGTCACCTGGCAAGACTCGGCGTGGGGTTTCCTGATACTGTTTCTCCAGTAGCCTCTCTGCACAGGCACAATGGGGAGCTTGGCAGGTGATGTCCCCTTGGTCAGTGGTGgctacttctctttttttttaacttttatttaataaatataaatttccaaagtacagcttttgaataACAGTgccttttcccccccataacttccctcccaccctcaaccctcccaactcccgctccctctcccattccattcacatcaagattcattttcaattctctttatatacagatcagtttagcatatattaagtaaagatttcaacagtttgcacccacacagaaacacaagtgtaaagtactgtttgagtactagttatagcattaattcacattgagcaacacattaaggacagagatcctacatgaggagtaagtgcacagtgaccctgttgttgacttaacaattgacactcttgtttatggtgtcagtaatcaccctaggctcttgtcatgagtttccaaggctatggaagccttttgagttcgccacctctgatcatatttagacaaggtcatagtcaaagtggaagtcctctcctcccttcaaagaaaggtacctccttctttgatggtccattctttccactgggatctcactcacagagatctttcatttaggtcatttttttcccagagtgtcttggctttccatgcctaaaatactctcatgggctcttcagtcagccagatctgcatgccttaagggctgattctgaggccagagtgctgtttaggacatctgccattctatgagtctgctgtgtatcccgcttcccatgttggatctttctctcctttttaattctatcagttagtattagcagacactagtcttgtttatgtgatccctttgactattaaTCCTATCattcagttgtgaactgaaactgatcactttaactagtgagatggcattggtacatgtggctacttctttttttttttttttttttttttttacgggtGGGGTCAGTCTTTATTGGGGGACGAGGCTGTCACCCTGCAGGCAGCTGAGGCCCCACAGCTGTCCTGTGCCCTCAGAAGCCAGGAATAAAAATGGAAGCACAGGGCGTGGCCAGACAGGCTGGAGGCCGGGCCTCCTGTGACCTTCCTCAAAGGGCAgggcccccccccgggggggggggacccagGGCGACAAGGGGCCTTGGAGGGCAGGTGTAAGGGTGTGGCCTTCAGCCCTGGGCGGAGCCTTGGAGCAGGCAGGTGTAGGGGTGTGGCCTCCAGCCCTGGGCGGAGCCTTGGTGGGCAGGGCTCAGCTCCTCGCAGCTGCACCCCAACCCGGAGCGGCCGGCTCAGCTGGCGTTCCTCTGCCAGACATTCTTGCCCTTGTCGTCATTCACGTGGTGCCCGCTGCTTTTCAGTGGCGCGGCACCGGCGTCCTAGTCGTCCAGCACCTCATCCGGCTTCCGCCGCTTCTCGTAGATGAAGATGACGGTGaccagcaccagcacctcggCCACGATGCCCAGGAAGGGCCAGAGGGCGGCCAGGCGGCTGCGCAAGCGCAGGGTGACCACCACCGCGTCCGTGCCCTGCAGGCTGGTGCCGTTGCAGGCGTACTCGCCGGGGTCGGAGGCCAGGTCCAGGTCCGTGATGTGCAGCTCCGACCGGGCCTCCGAGTGGCTGATGAAGAACCTGCTCTGGGAGCAGTTCTGGATGACCTGGTCCCCGGAGTCGGCCACCTTGTACCAGACCCAGGCGGTCACGGAGGGGAAGGACTCCGACTTGCACAGCAGGGTGACCGAGTCGCCCTCGTTGGCGTGCTCCGACTTCTTCGCAGCCTTAATTCTGGGGGGCCCGTCCACGGTCAGCGTGGCCTTGCCCGTGTCCtcagggaggaagaggcaggagtACTCGCCAAACCTGTCGTCCCCGGTCACGTTGTGCTCGGTGTGCAGGCCCTGCAGCTGGTCCTCCTTCACCACTTCGTCCCCTTTCAGCCAGCGGTGCCCAGTGACGCCCGCGGCGCTGGTGTTCAAGGTACAGGTGAGCTGCACCCAGGAATCCCCGCTCTGCACAGAAGTCGTCACGGTGCCCGCTGCCGCAGAGGCGCCCCCGGCGCGCAGCAGCGCGAGCGCCAGCAGCGCGAACAGCACAGCCGCCATGTCCTCGCCATCCGCCGTCTACCGAGCGCCGTCACATGTGGCTACTTCTTAAGAGCACTTCACACCCAGGCTGACATTGCCATTGTAGTCCTCCATGGCAACAAATGCCTTGAATCTGGTCAGCCAGCCAGCATATGTCTACCTTTGCACTCGCCTAATCTTCAGGATCTCATGCTTGAGTGATGTCCCCAGTAAAAAGACAATGAACTCATTGAGTCCTTGATCAGCAGGGAGAAGAGACACATTTCCAGGGACCTGATCTCCATGTCTGACCAGGCAGCCCAACTTGATGACAGGGAGCCATTCCTTGCCCTTGGCCTTGTCTCCATGTGCTCTGTGGCCTGGCCTTCTGTCCCCCAACCTGAGCCTCCAAGAGAGACGCAACACTCTGATGAATTCCCCAATCCTCCACATAAGCCACTGCAGCCTCCAGTTCTGAGGGACCCGGAACCCTGATTCTGGGTTCATTCAACTGACATTTGGTGTTCCATCTGAGAAAAACCTATATAGCAGTTTTCAAGTGGTGATAATTATGTATGCATCTTTAAAGTTttaattgaggccggcgccgtggctcaataggctaatcctccaccttgcggtgccggcacaccgggttctagtcccggttggggcgccggattctgtcccggttgcccctcttccaggccagctctctgctatggccagggagtgcagtggaggatggcccaggtgcttgggccctgcaccccatgggagaccaggaaaagcacctggatcctggctcctgccatcggatcagcgcggtgcgccggctgcagcggcggccattggagggtgaaccaacggcaaaggaagacctttctctctctgtctctctctctcactgtccactctgcctgtcaaaaataaaaataaaaaaaaaattaaattaaaaaaaaataaaattaaattaaaattaaagttttaattGTTCTACACTGTAATCATATTTAGTTACAGTGTTTAAGTCAAGTAATAAGGCATGAATgtggttcaaaaaaaaaaagcaatgtaagAGAATatgggggaggggtggataaGTCCTCCCCTCTCAGAGAATATgtatgattttgaaaaatataagagTATTTTTATAGAGTTCTCACCCcacttttcacttttttatgtgGGGATTGTTTTGTAACAGCACATTGTGATCTGCTGAGTCATCTCTAATGTCTATGCAATACTTCAGTATGTACATGAAGCACAAATTATTtactaagtttttttaaaaaaatatttatttgaaagagttatacagagaaagggaggagagacagagagagagagagaatattctatcttctggttcactcgccagatggctgcaactgtgcAACTGCTGGGGtagtgccaggctgaagccaggagctaggagctccttcagggtctcccatgagctgttcccaggccattagcagggagctggtttgaaagtagagcagctggaacttgaaccagcacccgtatgggatgccagcattgcaggcagcagctttacctgctacgcctcaaTGCTGGCTTCTACTAAATTCTCTTCTGATGGAAATGTATGTCTGAATTCATTTTCTATGACAAAATGACATATCAATGAATATTTTTGTATAAGGATTACTGCAGAATTCATTTCTAGaaatggaatttctgggtcagGTGGCACATGCATTTGAAAGTTCTTAGCTCTGCTTCAACTACCTCTGAAGAGGCTGAGAGAATTGGTACTCTTACTCTGTGGTAATAAAGAgaatttatttaaatacattCCTTACAAACTTCTAAGTTTTCTAAGCCAGTTTCCTCACTGTCCCAGAAAACCCCATGCCATGTAACTGTTTCTTCACCCAGAATCTTGTTGTACCCCTGGCCCAGAATTCTCTTCCTCCTTTGTTAACATCTCCCTATCAGCATTAGTAGGACATATTAATTGCAAGCAACAAAAGTCAGATGAAACTAGtataaggaaaattaaaatgtggTGGCAGTAGTGGGAGATCATTATAGAAGGGCTTCTGGGTAGTTCACAGAACTGAAAGATGAGCTGCAGGTCCCAAGAAGGTTCTAGTTATCTTGCAGATAGGAGCCTGTTCATACTCCCTCTCTCGTCTATCCCAAATTCTGCTGTCTTTGAATTAATTAATTCTTTTCTATGATGGACTGGTATATCTCATTgtcagaaaatatgaaatttttaaaaaggttgctAATTAAAAACAGGAACATTGAAAAGACATTTTGCACTGGAAAGTGGTGGTTACTCCTACTTTCCTTATCCCCTCATCTGTCATTAGGTAGAATTCAATGGAGAAGATTAGAAGGTACTGGCAGAATGTCTAGGTAGATGATTCCCCCAAATTTCAAGGAGTCAGAATTTCATTGTTCTTTAAACAAAAGGCATCCAGAAGCAATTGCAGGATCAGGTCTTCTCCCATttacatgaataaaatattttagtagtgTCCCTTCCTCATGCTCTCCGTGGTCCTGAACCACCCCCTCCTGCTTTAAATGCTCTCAGTTAGCAAGAAAGTGAGCAAGCAATTACGTGGGAGGAATTGCTAATTTGAGCAAATGTCCACTTGGGCAAGTAAAGTCACCTGGGAGTGCGAGGCTGCGGACTGTCacagggaagaagtgggaagagccttcttttttttttttttacaggcagagtagacagtgagagagagagagatagagagaaaggtcttccttttaccgttggttcaccctccaatggctgccgcagacagcgtgctgtggccgacgccccacgccgatccaaagccaggagccaggtgctcctcctggtctcccatgcgggtgcaagggccaagaacttgggccatcctccactgccctcctgggccacagtggagagctggactggaagaggggcaaccaggacagaatctggtgccctgaccaggactagaacccgttgtgccagtgccgcaaggcagagaattagcctattgagccgtggcgccggccgggaaGGGCCTTCTACAACTCTTAGCTGATATATAACAGACCACACATGGATtagctttatttttgctttcatatgATAATGACAAATTGCAAAACTAAAGCAATAGTAATGTAAATTTCACACTGCACAAGATTGTCTTTAAGTATATTTTCTAGTTCTATGAAGATCCCAAAAGTGATGGTTTTTACATTTTAGTAAATTGTGTGCTCCTTCAATGATACAGTagcttttattttacattattataCTGGGGgatatgatttattttgaaaaatgttctaaTTCACATTTTCCAATTTAATACTAGGTATTGGTATTGATATTTTTCCTTTGAGTACAGTCACATTAATCTTTAAGAGTAATTCaaaatgaaagtgaaagctttTGTTTAGGAAATTTTCAAATCAGTAAACTATAATAAATTTAGAAGTAGATTTCTAGaaataaatttcaccaaaaatatttcaaaagacttgGCAAAAAAAGCAGttgttacaaaatatttaaaagtcttATTTCAGAGGCAAGAAGATAGGAGTGCATTGAGACAATTAACTGAAATTAACATTCAACATACCTCAGTATCCCTATTCTTGTGTcaatttttcagcttcattcataaagttatatattatgaaatattgcCATAATTATCCATACAAACACTACAGATTTACTGTATACATCTGAGGAATTTGTTAAACTCTTCTCATTTCACTGAGGAATCCAATCATGTCCTAAACATGTGGTATTCCTGGGAGACCAATGTTAATGTCTCTTACACATAGCACAAATGCAATGACGCTACAGCCTAAGCCAATTCCAAGCCTTCCTCAGATTGGACCTCTGCAGCAACTGACTCAGTCCTTCACTCTCTTATCTGATATGGTGTCTTCCCATTGCTTAAAACAGAGCAAGTTTACTGGTTGCTCTTGTCAGTGTCCTTTGCTGgtatctttgttttttctctattttctgtccCTTGATGGTTTTATCCTGTATCATAAGCTCTAAATCCCATGCCTGTGCtacaaattttacatttatatctttACTTCAGAACTCCAATCTCATACACACAAATGTCTTCTTGACATTTTCACCTGGTGTTTCAATCAGCACCTAAAGTCAACATGATCAGTGCTGAGCTAttcatcctctactactttccctcCTCATCCACAGCTTTCCATTCTGTGGTAGtttaaaaacagaatacaaaTCCTTTGATTCTACTCTAATTAAGAGCCCTTTTCTAGGTTCCCTTGTATTTAATCTGACTGGCCCGTGGTTGTTTTGACCAATAGAGTACATATAG
Above is a window of Oryctolagus cuniculus chromosome 3, mOryCun1.1, whole genome shotgun sequence DNA encoding:
- the LOC138849150 gene encoding basigin-like, producing MAAVLFALLALALLRAGGASAAAGTVTTSVQSGDSWVQLTCTLNTSAAGVTGHRWLKGDEVVKEDQLQGLHTEHNVTGDDRFGEYSCLFLPEDTGKATLTVDGPPRIKAAKKSEHANEGDSVTLLCKSESFPSVTAWVWYKVADSGDQVIQNCSQSRFFISHSEARSELHITDLDLASDPGEYACNGTSLQGTDAVVVTLRLRSRLAALWPFLGIVAEVLVLVTVIFIYEKRRKPDEVLDD